The following are encoded together in the Natronincola ferrireducens genome:
- a CDS encoding TraR/DksA C4-type zinc finger protein, translated as MNVKKLEHFKNLLLKEKQEIVDTLRRMEEHQPHSGSMKEYTEELSAYDNHPADLGTEMFMTSMQANLENNEKYRLHEIDRALKRIENDEYGICRDCSGGISEERLEILPEADTCMECEKGKVALYDSSSNRPVEERLLRPPFGRTHKNTDDYTGYDGEDAYQEVAKYNEVKSDPSFSTGDNQGVFDDDSLGIVEGTDKITEGHYKSQIPGTTKERKGKKDSQ; from the coding sequence TTGAATGTAAAAAAACTAGAACATTTTAAAAACTTACTTTTAAAAGAAAAACAAGAAATTGTTGATACCCTAAGACGAATGGAGGAACATCAACCCCATAGTGGGTCTATGAAGGAATATACTGAAGAATTGTCGGCTTATGACAATCATCCGGCAGATTTGGGCACAGAAATGTTTATGACATCTATGCAGGCAAATTTGGAAAACAACGAAAAATATAGATTGCATGAGATTGATAGGGCTTTAAAAAGAATAGAAAATGATGAATATGGGATATGCAGAGATTGTAGTGGTGGTATTTCTGAAGAAAGACTAGAAATATTGCCAGAGGCAGATACTTGTATGGAATGTGAAAAAGGAAAAGTAGCTCTATATGATTCTAGTAGTAATCGACCTGTAGAAGAAAGACTACTGAGGCCTCCTTTTGGCAGAACCCATAAAAATACTGATGATTACACAGGCTATGATGGTGAGGATGCTTATCAAGAAGTAGCTAAGTATAATGAAGTGAAAAGTGATCCTTCTTTTTCCACCGGAGATAATCAAGGGGTATTTGATGATGATAGTTTAGGTATTGTTGAGGGAACAGATAAAATAACTGAAGGACACTATAAAAGCCAGATACCAGGCACAACTAAGGAAAGAAAAGGAAAGAAGGATTCTCAATAA
- the lspA gene encoding signal peptidase II, whose amino-acid sequence MNYIISFIVLLLDQVSKILALNYLKEIGEIPIIKNFLYFTYVENRGAAFGILQNQKWFFVIMTFAVVGFIIIYFTKNKDYPKPMMIGLSLIVGGAIGNLIDRVLYGFVVDFIDFRVWPVFNIADSAIVIGQILIVYVILKYDRLNQKEM is encoded by the coding sequence ATGAACTACATTATATCCTTTATTGTATTGTTATTGGATCAGGTGAGCAAAATATTAGCATTAAACTATTTAAAAGAAATTGGAGAAATTCCTATAATAAAAAACTTTTTATATTTTACCTATGTTGAAAATCGTGGTGCAGCCTTTGGTATACTTCAGAATCAAAAATGGTTTTTTGTTATTATGACATTTGCTGTTGTAGGATTTATCATTATTTATTTTACAAAAAACAAAGACTACCCCAAGCCTATGATGATTGGATTAAGCTTAATTGTCGGTGGTGCTATAGGCAATTTAATTGACAGGGTATTATATGGCTTTGTGGTGGACTTTATTGATTTTAGAGTATGGCCTGTATTTAATATTGCAGACTCTGCTATTGTAATAGGCCAAATACTGATTGTTTATGTTATTTTAAAATACGATCGCTTGAACCAAAAGGAGATGTAA